The Bombus huntii isolate Logan2020A chromosome 11, iyBomHunt1.1, whole genome shotgun sequence genome includes a window with the following:
- the LOC126871215 gene encoding NADH-ubiquinone oxidoreductase 49 kDa subunit — protein MAVKAFGSFLRFNRLSTGVWNEKGNILAKRMEALVGIESQRRGAHQWTPSPEDYESIMKQENAKVLVPEGKLPDSRLHWNEIPHSSVDSTDYRNIVINFGPQHPAAHGVLRLILELDAEYVVRADPHIGLLHRGTEKLIEYKTYMQALPYFDRLDYVSMMCNEQCFSIAIEKLLNIEVPLRAKYIRTLFAEITRILNHIMNIGTHALDIGAMTPFFWLFEEREKLMEFYERVSGARMHAAYIRPGGVALDIPLGLMDDIYEWCTKFTERLDEVEDMLSENRIWVGRTKDIGTVTMQQALDWGFSGVMLRGSGIKWDIRKKAPYDAYDLVEFDVPIGVNGDCLDRYLCRMEEMRQSLRIIYQCLNQMPEGEVKVDDAKIVPPRREEMKTSMEALIHHFKLFTQGFQVPPGATYTAIEAPKGEFGVYLVSDGSSKPYRCKIKAPGFAHLAALRHMGPGCFLADIVAIIGTLDVVFGEIDR, from the exons ATGGCTGTCaaggcgtttggatcttttcTACGCTTTAATAGGTTATCGACTGGAGTATGGAACGAGAAAGGAAATATTCTTGCCAAGAGGATGGAAGCGTTGGTTGGCATTGAAAG CCAACGACGAGGCGCGCATCAGTGGACTCCTAGTCCAGAGGACTACGAATCTATCATGAAACAAGAAAATGCCAAAGTGTTGGTACCTGAAGGCAAATTGCCTGATTCAAGATTACATTGGAATGAGATACCGCACAGCTCAGTAGACTCGACGGACTATCGAAACATTGTAATCAATTTTGGTCCTCAGCATCCAGCAGCACACGGAGTATTACGGTTAATCCTCGAGCTGGATGCTGAGTATGTAGTACGTGCAGATCCTCATATAGGTCTTTTACACCGGGGTACAGAGAAATTGATCGAATATAAAACATACATGCAAGCTTTACCTTATTTCGATCGTTTAGACTATGTTTCCATGATGTGCAACGAACAGTGTTTCTCCATAGCTATCGAGAAATTATTGAATATCGAAGTGCCCTTACGAGCAAAATATATCAGAA CTCTGTTCGCAGAGATCACAAGAATCCTGAACCACATTATGAATATTGGAACACACGCTCTCGATATAGGAGCTATGACGCCGTTTTTCTGGCTGTTCGAAGAACGAGAAAAACTGATGGAATTTTACGAACGCGTGAGTGGCGCTCGTATGCACGCGGCTTACATTCGCCCTGGTGGTGTTGCTTTGGATATACCGTTGGGTTTAATGGATGACATATACGAATGGTGCACGAAGTTCACAGAACGATTAGACGAAGTGGAGGATATGTTGTCGGAAAATAGAATATGGGTTGGACGTACAAAGGACATTGGAACGGTAACGATGCAGCAGGCGTTGGATTGGGGCTTCAGCGGTGTGATGCTAAGGGGTTCCGGAATAAAGTGGGATATAAGGAAAAAAGCACCATACGATGCGTACGATTTAGTCGAATTTGACGTTCCAATCGGTGTAAACGGAGATTGTCTCGATCG ATATCTGTGCCGTATGGAGGAGATGCGTCAATCATTGCGAATCATTTATCAGTGCTTGAATCAAATGCCGGAAGGTGAAGTGAAAGTCGACGATGCAAAGATCGTACCTCCTAGAAGggaagaaatgaaaactagCATGGAAGCGTTGATACATCATTTCAAGTTGTTCACTCAAGGATTCCAAGTGCCTCCTGGAGCTACGTATACCGCGATCGAAGCGCCAAAGGGAGAATTTGGCGTTTACCTTGTCAGCGATGGTAGTAGCAAACCTTACAGATGCAAAATCAAAGCACCGGGGTTTGCCCATTTGGCAGCTCTGCGTCACATGGGTCCTGGATGTTTCCTCGCCGATATTGTGGCAATTATCGGTACCTTGGATGTAGTATTCGGTGAAATCGATAGATAA
- the LOC126871227 gene encoding hsp70-binding protein 1 isoform X2, translated as MNNTDPQVFEPLPNQPRQPTTVQGLLRFAVEAGNSQNRNSNIQLQPMDEERREFLKQTLSSLSCNVTEELQKAIKLLSNVVDLRPDNDTSEHESALERIADFVDNIDIANDFYKIGGFTIFGPCLNCPHSSIRWRAADIIAELAQNNPFCQERFLETGLFPTLLNMIDTDPVETVKIKALYAISCIVRGHPISLTYMDINDGYSVLLRAMQSSIKKLQIKSAFLLSSLCNKENVNNLKLTLVNMGLIEQAIGLLAIGDLLPEIRDQLLNILDGLTNDDFLPALKECRRPELSLQSTLEQYIRDLKQEENPEQIDVCYRVLKKVFSDQDTNQER; from the exons ATGAATAACACTGATCCGCAAGTATTTGAACCATTACCAAACCAACCTAGGCAACCAACAACTGTACAAGGATTGCTTAGATTTGCTGTAGAAGCAGGCAATTCTCAGAATAGAAACagtaatatccaattacaacCTATGGATGAAGAA AGGCGTGAATTTCTGAAACAAACACTCAGCTCGTTATCGTGTAATGTAACCGAAGAACTACAGAAAGCTATTAAATTGTTGTCAAATGTAGTTGACCTACGGCCAGACAATGACACATCAGAACACGAATCTGCATTAGAAAGGATTGCAGATTTTGTAGATAATATAGATATTGCtaatgatttttataaaataggaGGTTTTACAATATTTGGTCCATGTTTAAACTGTCCTCATAGCAGTATTAGATGGAGAGCAGCAGATATAATTGCCGAGCTAGCTCAAAATAATCCCTTTTGCCAAGAAAGATTTCTAGAAACTGGCCTATTTCCCACGTTATTGAATATGATAGATACAGATCCTGTAGAAACTGTTAAGATAAAAGCTCTGTATGCAATTTCCt GCATTGTTCGAGGGCATCCGATATCCCTGACATACATGGACATAAACGATGGATATTCCGTCCTCTTGAGAGCTATGCAAAGTTCGATAAAGAAGTTGCAAATTAAATCTGCGTTTCTCTTATCGTCTCTTTGTAACAaggaaaatgtaaataatttaaaattaaccTTGGTAAATATGGGTTTGATCGAGCAAGCGATAGGTTTACTGGCCATCGGTGATCTGCTTCCAGAGATAAG AGATCAATTGTTAAACATCCTCGATGGTTTGACCAACGATGATTTTCTGCCTGCTTTAAAAGAATGTCGGCGCCCGGAACTGTCCTTACAATCTACATTGGAGCAATACATAAGGGATTTGAAGCAAGAAGAAAATCCCGAGCAGATAGATGTATGTTATCGGGTGTTGAAGAAAGTTTTCTCTGATCAAGATACAAATCAAGAAAGATAA
- the LOC126871229 gene encoding broad-complex core protein isoforms 1/2/3/4/5-like — protein MEGGSNLHNPGNYPGGDRQQFCVSWNSHQSNMHSAFPKLLSSEQFVDVTLACDGGSIKCHKVVLSACSDYLERLLLEIPCTHPIIFLRDMRMWELQALVEFMYRGEVYVEQQQLGKLMQAAEVLQVRGLSTQGNDNSSSEGSSQQCDSNAAVAPSTAAQQDGSDYKGEETPSDDGTSSATFLETTSIAATSTASAPSHSTTPVPQNPNSSNFMNMEHSEALQHLEKALSACEATLTETPGMVKMEPDEQFTQQHDVKPYSISMVPSSNCNPSSPFPAIEGYQRRQRRSEEELKQASDMVARGMTFQVASEKYKIPISTIRFYMVRKGILQRRKRGRGSSNLGMNSQPGSPASPPYHMMNYRLPESLNSSLP, from the exons ATGGAAGGCGGTAGCAATTTACATAACCCGGGTAATTATCCCGGTGGGGACCGCCAACAATTTTGTGTTTCATGGAACTCTCATCAGTCAAATATGCACAGTGCATTTCCAAAACTTTTAAGTTCTGAACAATTTGTCGATGTCACTTTAGCCTGCGACGGAGGCTCTATAAAATGTCACAAAGTGGTACTGTCCGCTTGTAGTGATTATTTGGAACGTTTGCTATTAGAAATACCATGCACTCATCCTATTATATTTTTGAGAGATATGAGGATGTGGGAACTTCAAGCTTTAGTGGAGTTTATGTATCGTGGTGAAGTATATGTGGAGCAACAGCAGCTAGGTAAATTAATGCAAGCTGCTGAAGTTTTACAG GTTCGTGGTTTATCCACTCAAGGGAATGATAATTCTTCGAGTGAAGGTAGTTCTCAACAATGCGACTCTAACGCCGCTGTTGCACCATCTACGGCTGCACAGCAGGATGGATCTGACTATAAAGGCGAGGAAACTCCATCTGATGATGGAACTTCGAGTGCTACCTTTTTAGAGACTACGTCAATTGCTGCGACTAGTACAGCAAGCGCTCCATCACACAGTACTACACCAGTTCCGCAGAATCCAAATTCAtcaaattttatgaatatggAACATAGCGAGGCGTTACAGCATTTGGAAAAAGCCCTTAGCGCTTGTGAAGCGACATTAACTGAAACACCAGGAATGGTTAAAATGGAGCCGGATGAGCAGTTTACCCAACAACATGATGTCAAACCGTACTCTATTAGTATGGTACCAAGCAGTAATTGTAATCCTAGTAGTCCGTTTCCTGCGATCGAAG GCTATCAGAGACGACAAAGACGTTCGGAAGAAGAATTGAAGCAAGCTTCGGATATGGTAGCACGTGGTATGACATTTCAAGTTGCTTCGGAAAAGTACAAAATTCCGATAAGTACGATTCGATTCTATATGGTTAGAAAAGGTATATTGCAAAGGCGAAAACGCGGTCGTGGTTCAAGTAATCTTGGTATGAATAGTCAACCGGGAAGTCCTGCAAGCCCGCCATATCATATGATGAACTATCGTTTGCCAGAAAGCCTAAACTCCAGCCTACCGTAG
- the LOC126871227 gene encoding hsp70-binding protein 1 isoform X1, protein MGAAQTTKVTEKMENSQHPNSREKTEEQPRVNSNARPLSIEGPSNMNNTDPQVFEPLPNQPRQPTTVQGLLRFAVEAGNSQNRNSNIQLQPMDEERREFLKQTLSSLSCNVTEELQKAIKLLSNVVDLRPDNDTSEHESALERIADFVDNIDIANDFYKIGGFTIFGPCLNCPHSSIRWRAADIIAELAQNNPFCQERFLETGLFPTLLNMIDTDPVETVKIKALYAISCIVRGHPISLTYMDINDGYSVLLRAMQSSIKKLQIKSAFLLSSLCNKENVNNLKLTLVNMGLIEQAIGLLAIGDLLPEIRDQLLNILDGLTNDDFLPALKECRRPELSLQSTLEQYIRDLKQEENPEQIDVCYRVLKKVFSDQDTNQER, encoded by the exons ATGGGTGCAGCGCAGACGACTAAAGTTACAGAAAAAATGGAGAa TTCTCAACATCCAAACAGTCGAGAAAAAACAGAAGAACAACCTCGCGTAAACAGCAACGCGAGGCCACTATCAATTGAAGGACCATCTAACATGAATAACACTGATCCGCAAGTATTTGAACCATTACCAAACCAACCTAGGCAACCAACAACTGTACAAGGATTGCTTAGATTTGCTGTAGAAGCAGGCAATTCTCAGAATAGAAACagtaatatccaattacaacCTATGGATGAAGAA AGGCGTGAATTTCTGAAACAAACACTCAGCTCGTTATCGTGTAATGTAACCGAAGAACTACAGAAAGCTATTAAATTGTTGTCAAATGTAGTTGACCTACGGCCAGACAATGACACATCAGAACACGAATCTGCATTAGAAAGGATTGCAGATTTTGTAGATAATATAGATATTGCtaatgatttttataaaataggaGGTTTTACAATATTTGGTCCATGTTTAAACTGTCCTCATAGCAGTATTAGATGGAGAGCAGCAGATATAATTGCCGAGCTAGCTCAAAATAATCCCTTTTGCCAAGAAAGATTTCTAGAAACTGGCCTATTTCCCACGTTATTGAATATGATAGATACAGATCCTGTAGAAACTGTTAAGATAAAAGCTCTGTATGCAATTTCCt GCATTGTTCGAGGGCATCCGATATCCCTGACATACATGGACATAAACGATGGATATTCCGTCCTCTTGAGAGCTATGCAAAGTTCGATAAAGAAGTTGCAAATTAAATCTGCGTTTCTCTTATCGTCTCTTTGTAACAaggaaaatgtaaataatttaaaattaaccTTGGTAAATATGGGTTTGATCGAGCAAGCGATAGGTTTACTGGCCATCGGTGATCTGCTTCCAGAGATAAG AGATCAATTGTTAAACATCCTCGATGGTTTGACCAACGATGATTTTCTGCCTGCTTTAAAAGAATGTCGGCGCCCGGAACTGTCCTTACAATCTACATTGGAGCAATACATAAGGGATTTGAAGCAAGAAGAAAATCCCGAGCAGATAGATGTATGTTATCGGGTGTTGAAGAAAGTTTTCTCTGATCAAGATACAAATCAAGAAAGATAA
- the LOC126871217 gene encoding ankyrin-3-like isoform X2, whose amino-acid sequence MPSECIANPLQRELADAIIRLQSLDEIRILLACGAKANEPVTQGLRPLHYAVWQRYTEAAQLLLVRGADIDATDECGYSALHLAAEHGYLDLVKVLLEHGAKVDHRPETGELFPRTTLCDEPLRLALRNRHVEVARVLLEAGANPNKRYFFGSEINLVSPLDLQCMELLLAFGAQPNTRDRAGLTPLMKAARLPQGIASVLLLLSYGADVNSMADSRHDYRTVLHYAILGGDPTVIDLLLKQGARLDLGPEYQKPTALDLAILKGDPSIVQMLLKSGADVNATSPIIGSPLHVACADNIPNRLEILSMLLERGADPNLVIRSDEGPALRPVLAEYVASNENPSVEVVALLLKYGARVVIKTQFRDPHGILNSLQNTADKPRLLKALLEAAESFDPCMIRRSSSLTDAQKALVMKAARTPLPLTHQARLIVRKLCGTKLPKIVRTLQLPQSLHRYLLYDFH is encoded by the exons ATGCCTTCGGAATGCATCGCCAATCCATTGCAGCGAGAGCTAGCCGATGCTATAATTCGATTGCAATCCCTCGACGAGATTCGAATCCTGTTGGCCTGCGGAGCAAAGGCGAACGAGCCTGTAACGCAGGGATTGAGACCGTTGCATTACGCCGTGTGGCAGAGGTACACGGAAGCGGCTCAGTTGTTGCTGGTACGTGGCGCGGACATCGATGCGACCGACGAATGTGGCTATTCGGCGTTGCATCTTGCTGCTGAACATGGTTATTTGGATTTAGTAAAAGTATTGCTCGAGCATGGTGCCAAAGTCGATCATAGACCGGAAACTGGAGAACTTTTTCCAAG GACAACTTTGTGCGACGAACCGTTGCGGCTCGCATTGAGAAATCGGCACGTAGAGGTGGCCAGAGTTCTGCTGGAAGCTGGCGCGAATCCGAATAAAAGATACTTCTTTGGATCGGAAATTAATCTGGTCTCTCCGTTGGATCTGCAATGCATGGAGTTGTTGTTAGCGTTCGGGGCTCAACCGAATACGCGGGATCGCGCTGGACTCACACCGTTGATGAAAGCGGCGAGACTGCCACAG GGTATAGCTTCGGTGCTGCTTCTGCTGAGCTATGGAGCTGACGTTAATTCGATGGCGGATTCGCGACACGACTACCGGACTGTTCTGCATTACGCGATCCTCGGCGGCGATCCGACGGTGATCGATCTGCTGCTAAAGCAAGGCGCTCGTCTCGATCTCGGACCCGAATATCAGAAACCCACGGCTCTCGACCTGGCCATTTTGAAAGGAGATCCCTCGATAGTACAAATGCTGCTGAAATCGG GTGCTGATGTGAACGCTACCTCGCCGATCATCGGATCGCCCCTTCACGTTGCCTGCGCGGACAACATTCCGAATAGACTGGAAATCCTGTCGATGTTGCTGGAACGAGGAGCGGACCCGAACTTGGTGATACGCAGCGACGAAGGTCCCGCGTTGAGACCGGTTCTCGCAGAATACGTCGCTTCGAACGAGAATCCTTCGGTCGAGGTGGTAGCCCTTTTACTCAAATACGGGGCAAGGGTTGTCATCAAGACGCAGTTCCGCGACCCTCACGGCATATTGAACTCTCTTCAGAACACGGCTGATAAGCCACGATTGCTGAAGGCGTTGTTGGAAGCGGCAGAAAGTTTCGATCCTTGCATGATAAGAAGATCGAGTAGTTTGACAGATGCACAAAAAGCACTTGTGATGAAAGCAGCACGGACTCCATTGCCCTTGACTCATCAAGCCAGGCTAATAGTTCGCAAACTTTGCGGCACTAAATTGCCCAAAATTGTTCGTACTCTACAATTACCTCAGTCGTTGCATCGCTATCTTCTCTACGATTTTCACTGA
- the LOC126871244 gene encoding DNA-directed RNA polymerase II subunit RPB9 produces MSKIGGYDTHDDGPGFVGIRFCQECNNMLYPKEDKENKVLMYACRNCDFKQLADSNCIYVNKIMHEIDELTHIVADVISDPTLPRTEEHPCPKCNHREAVFFQAQTRRAEEEMRLYYVCTNQHCSHRWTE; encoded by the exons ATGTCTAAAATAGGTGGTTATGATACGCACGATGATGGTCCAGGTTTCGTCGGCATTAGATTTTGTCAAGAATGTAATAACATGTTATATCCAAAAGAAGATAAGGAGAATAAAGTACTAATGTACGCA tgcAGAAATTGTGATTTCAAACAACTTGCTGATAGCAATTGTATCtacgtaaataaaattatgcaCGAAATAGA CGAGTTGACACACATTGTTGCGGATGTCATATCAGACCCTACTTTACCAAGAACCGAAGAGCATCCGTGTCCAAAGTGTAACCACAGAGAAGCAGTATTCTTTCAAGCACAAACAAGACGAGCAGAAGAAGAGATGAGATTATATTATGTGTGTACTAACCAACATTGTTCTCATAGGTGGACAGAATGA
- the LOC126871217 gene encoding ankyrin-3-like isoform X1, translating to MLEHRRVFTMPSECIANPLQRELADAIIRLQSLDEIRILLACGAKANEPVTQGLRPLHYAVWQRYTEAAQLLLVRGADIDATDECGYSALHLAAEHGYLDLVKVLLEHGAKVDHRPETGELFPRTTLCDEPLRLALRNRHVEVARVLLEAGANPNKRYFFGSEINLVSPLDLQCMELLLAFGAQPNTRDRAGLTPLMKAARLPQGIASVLLLLSYGADVNSMADSRHDYRTVLHYAILGGDPTVIDLLLKQGARLDLGPEYQKPTALDLAILKGDPSIVQMLLKSGADVNATSPIIGSPLHVACADNIPNRLEILSMLLERGADPNLVIRSDEGPALRPVLAEYVASNENPSVEVVALLLKYGARVVIKTQFRDPHGILNSLQNTADKPRLLKALLEAAESFDPCMIRRSSSLTDAQKALVMKAARTPLPLTHQARLIVRKLCGTKLPKIVRTLQLPQSLHRYLLYDFH from the exons ATGCTGGAGCATCGCAGAGTATTCACC ATGCCTTCGGAATGCATCGCCAATCCATTGCAGCGAGAGCTAGCCGATGCTATAATTCGATTGCAATCCCTCGACGAGATTCGAATCCTGTTGGCCTGCGGAGCAAAGGCGAACGAGCCTGTAACGCAGGGATTGAGACCGTTGCATTACGCCGTGTGGCAGAGGTACACGGAAGCGGCTCAGTTGTTGCTGGTACGTGGCGCGGACATCGATGCGACCGACGAATGTGGCTATTCGGCGTTGCATCTTGCTGCTGAACATGGTTATTTGGATTTAGTAAAAGTATTGCTCGAGCATGGTGCCAAAGTCGATCATAGACCGGAAACTGGAGAACTTTTTCCAAG GACAACTTTGTGCGACGAACCGTTGCGGCTCGCATTGAGAAATCGGCACGTAGAGGTGGCCAGAGTTCTGCTGGAAGCTGGCGCGAATCCGAATAAAAGATACTTCTTTGGATCGGAAATTAATCTGGTCTCTCCGTTGGATCTGCAATGCATGGAGTTGTTGTTAGCGTTCGGGGCTCAACCGAATACGCGGGATCGCGCTGGACTCACACCGTTGATGAAAGCGGCGAGACTGCCACAG GGTATAGCTTCGGTGCTGCTTCTGCTGAGCTATGGAGCTGACGTTAATTCGATGGCGGATTCGCGACACGACTACCGGACTGTTCTGCATTACGCGATCCTCGGCGGCGATCCGACGGTGATCGATCTGCTGCTAAAGCAAGGCGCTCGTCTCGATCTCGGACCCGAATATCAGAAACCCACGGCTCTCGACCTGGCCATTTTGAAAGGAGATCCCTCGATAGTACAAATGCTGCTGAAATCGG GTGCTGATGTGAACGCTACCTCGCCGATCATCGGATCGCCCCTTCACGTTGCCTGCGCGGACAACATTCCGAATAGACTGGAAATCCTGTCGATGTTGCTGGAACGAGGAGCGGACCCGAACTTGGTGATACGCAGCGACGAAGGTCCCGCGTTGAGACCGGTTCTCGCAGAATACGTCGCTTCGAACGAGAATCCTTCGGTCGAGGTGGTAGCCCTTTTACTCAAATACGGGGCAAGGGTTGTCATCAAGACGCAGTTCCGCGACCCTCACGGCATATTGAACTCTCTTCAGAACACGGCTGATAAGCCACGATTGCTGAAGGCGTTGTTGGAAGCGGCAGAAAGTTTCGATCCTTGCATGATAAGAAGATCGAGTAGTTTGACAGATGCACAAAAAGCACTTGTGATGAAAGCAGCACGGACTCCATTGCCCTTGACTCATCAAGCCAGGCTAATAGTTCGCAAACTTTGCGGCACTAAATTGCCCAAAATTGTTCGTACTCTACAATTACCTCAGTCGTTGCATCGCTATCTTCTCTACGATTTTCACTGA